A section of the Citrobacter farmeri genome encodes:
- the bcsZ gene encoding cellulose synthase complex periplasmic endoglucanase BcsZ: MNALRSGIVMVLMLAALSVQAACTWPAWDQFKKDYISQEGRVIDPSDARKITTSEGQSYAMFFALAANDRQAFDSLLAWTQNNLAQGSLQEHLPAWLWGQKDPSTWAVLDSNSASDGDIWIAWSLLEAGRLWKEPRYTDIGKALLKRIASEEVVTVPGLGSMLLPGRIGFADATSWRFNPSYLPPQLAQYFTRFGAPWSTLRETNQRLLLETAPKGFSPDWVRYEKNKGWQLKPEKTLVSSYDAIRVYLWAGMMHDGDPQKARLLAKFKPMATLTTKNGLPPEKVDVASGKAQGNGPVGFSAALLPFLQNRDAQAVQRQRVTDHFPGSDAYYSYVLTLFGQGWDQHRYRFTAKGELLPDWGQECASSN, encoded by the coding sequence ATGAACGCGTTGCGTAGTGGGATAGTCATGGTGTTAATGCTGGCCGCGCTGAGTGTACAGGCGGCCTGTACCTGGCCCGCATGGGATCAATTTAAAAAGGATTACATCAGTCAGGAAGGGCGGGTGATTGACCCCAGCGACGCACGCAAAATCACCACCTCGGAAGGGCAAAGTTATGCGATGTTCTTTGCCCTCGCCGCCAACGATCGCCAGGCTTTTGATTCGTTACTGGCATGGACGCAGAACAACCTCGCGCAGGGGTCGTTGCAGGAGCATCTGCCCGCCTGGCTGTGGGGACAGAAAGATCCCTCCACCTGGGCGGTGCTGGATAGTAACTCCGCTTCTGATGGCGATATCTGGATCGCGTGGTCGCTGCTGGAGGCGGGACGCTTGTGGAAGGAACCGCGCTATACCGACATCGGAAAAGCCCTGCTGAAACGGATTGCCAGCGAAGAAGTGGTAACGGTGCCGGGGCTGGGCTCCATGCTGTTACCCGGCAGGATCGGTTTTGCCGATGCCACTTCCTGGCGTTTTAACCCGAGCTATCTGCCGCCGCAACTGGCGCAGTATTTCACCCGCTTCGGCGCACCGTGGTCCACGCTACGCGAAACCAACCAGCGACTGCTGTTGGAAACGGCACCGAAAGGCTTCTCGCCAGACTGGGTCCGTTACGAGAAAAACAAAGGCTGGCAGTTGAAGCCAGAGAAAACGCTGGTCAGCAGTTACGACGCGATTCGCGTCTACCTGTGGGCGGGCATGATGCATGACGGCGACCCGCAGAAAGCGCGGCTGCTGGCAAAATTTAAACCGATGGCAACCCTGACAACTAAAAACGGTCTCCCGCCGGAGAAAGTGGACGTCGCCAGCGGCAAAGCCCAGGGCAATGGCCCGGTGGGCTTTTCTGCAGCCTTACTGCCTTTCCTGCAAAACCGCGACGCACAAGCGGTGCAGCGACAGCGCGTGACAGACCATTTCCCTGGCAGCGATGCCTACTATAGCTACGTGCTAACCCTCTTCGGACAAGGTTGGGATCAGCATCGTTATCGCTTCACCGCTAAAGGTGAGCTACTACCTGACTGGGGCCAGGAATGCGCAAGTTCAAATTAA
- the bcsB gene encoding cellulose biosynthesis cyclic di-GMP-binding regulatory protein BcsB yields MKRKLSWICAVAMGMSAIPSFMTNATPATQPLINAEPTVAPAAAEPAPADANQPVGQVMPGVPGADAPIVAQNGPSRDVKLTFAQIAPPPGSMVLRGVNPNGSIEFGMRSDEVVSKAVLNLEYTPSPSLLPVQSQLKVYLNDELMGVLPVTQEQLGKKTLAQMPINPLFITDFNRVRLEFVGHYQQVCENPASSTLWLDVGRSSVLNLTYQTLEVQNDLSHFPVPFFDPRDNRAVTLPMVFAGAPDRTLQQAASIVSSWFGSRAGWRGQHFPVLYNALPDRNAIVFATNDKRPDFLREHPPVKAPVIEMIGHPDNPYVKLLVVFGRDDNDLLQAAKGIAQGNILFRGSSVEVNDVKPLLARKPYDAPNWVRTDRPVTFGELKTYEEQLQSTGMEPAAINVSLNLPPDLYLLRSTGIDMNLNYRYTTPPTKDSSRMDISLNNQFLQAFSLTSNEKSNRLLLRLPVLQGLLDGKTDVAIPALKLGAMNQLRFDFEYMNPMPGGSIENCITFQPVPNHVVIGDDSTIDFSKYYHFIAMPDLRAFANAGFPFSRMADLSETITVMPKNPNEAQMETLLDATATIGAQTGFPAINLTITDDSSQIQGKEADILIIGSIPDKLKDDKRIDLLVQAAESWVKTPMRQTTFPSIMPDEADRKADAQATVTSSGPMAAVVGFQSPFNDQRSVIALLADSPRGYELLNQAINDSGKRAAMFGSVSVIRESGVSSLRVGDIYYVGHLPWFERLWYALANHPVLLAVLAAISVVLLAWVLWRLLRIISRRRLDPDHE; encoded by the coding sequence ATGAAAAGAAAACTTTCCTGGATTTGTGCAGTGGCAATGGGGATGAGCGCAATCCCTTCTTTCATGACGAATGCGACGCCTGCAACGCAACCACTGATAAATGCTGAGCCAACCGTGGCCCCGGCTGCGGCCGAACCTGCACCGGCAGATGCAAATCAGCCGGTGGGTCAGGTGATGCCGGGCGTACCGGGAGCCGATGCGCCGATTGTTGCGCAGAATGGTCCATCCCGTGACGTGAAACTGACTTTTGCGCAGATCGCGCCGCCGCCGGGCAGCATGGTGCTGCGTGGTGTGAACCCAAACGGCAGTATTGAGTTTGGCATGCGCAGTGATGAAGTGGTCTCTAAAGCCGTACTGAATCTGGAGTACACGCCATCGCCCTCACTGCTGCCAGTACAGTCGCAGCTCAAGGTCTACCTGAACGATGAACTGATGGGCGTGCTGCCGGTCACCCAGGAACAATTGGGTAAAAAGACGCTGGCGCAAATGCCGATCAACCCGCTGTTTATCACCGATTTTAACCGCGTGCGGCTGGAGTTTGTTGGCCACTATCAGCAGGTTTGTGAAAACCCGGCCAGCAGTACGTTGTGGCTGGACGTCGGTCGCAGCAGCGTGCTGAACCTCACCTACCAGACGCTGGAAGTGCAAAACGATCTCTCACACTTCCCGGTACCGTTTTTCGATCCGCGTGATAACCGTGCAGTGACGCTGCCAATGGTCTTTGCCGGAGCGCCAGATCGTACTCTGCAACAGGCGGCGTCGATCGTTTCTTCCTGGTTTGGTTCACGGGCGGGCTGGCGGGGTCAGCATTTCCCGGTGCTGTACAACGCGCTGCCGGATCGTAATGCAATCGTCTTTGCCACCAATGACAAACGCCCTGATTTCCTGCGTGAACATCCGCCGGTGAAAGCGCCGGTTATCGAAATGATCGGTCATCCGGATAACCCCTACGTGAAACTGCTGGTGGTGTTTGGTCGTGACGATAACGATCTGCTGCAGGCGGCGAAAGGGATTGCCCAGGGCAACATTCTCTTTCGCGGGAGCAGCGTGGAAGTGAACGACGTGAAGCCGCTGTTGGCGCGTAAACCGTATGATGCGCCAAACTGGGTCCGTACCGATCGCCCGGTGACCTTCGGCGAACTGAAAACTTATGAAGAGCAGTTGCAGTCTACCGGGATGGAACCTGCCGCCATCAACGTCTCTCTGAACCTGCCGCCGGATCTCTATCTGCTGCGCAGTACCGGTATTGATATGAACCTCAATTACCGTTACACCACGCCGCCGACCAAAGACAGCTCGCGCATGGATATCAGCCTGAACAACCAGTTCCTGCAAGCTTTTAGCCTGACCAGCAATGAGAAGAGCAACCGTCTGCTGCTGCGTCTGCCGGTGCTGCAAGGGCTGCTGGACGGGAAAACAGATGTTGCCATCCCGGCGCTGAAGCTGGGTGCGATGAACCAACTGCGGTTTGACTTCGAATACATGAACCCGATGCCGGGCGGCTCGATTGAAAACTGTATTACCTTCCAGCCGGTGCCAAACCACGTGGTGATTGGTGACGACTCCACCATCGACTTCTCGAAGTACTACCACTTCATTGCGATGCCGGATCTGCGCGCGTTTGCGAACGCGGGCTTCCCGTTCAGCCGTATGGCGGATCTGTCGGAAACCATCACCGTGATGCCGAAAAATCCGAACGAAGCGCAGATGGAAACCCTGCTTGATGCCACCGCGACCATTGGCGCACAAACTGGCTTCCCGGCGATTAACCTGACTATCACCGATGACAGCAGCCAGATTCAGGGCAAAGAGGCTGACATTCTGATTATCGGGTCGATCCCGGACAAACTGAAAGACGACAAGCGTATCGACCTGTTAGTCCAGGCGGCGGAGAGCTGGGTGAAAACCCCGATGCGTCAGACGACATTCCCGAGCATCATGCCGGATGAAGCCGACCGTAAAGCGGATGCGCAGGCGACAGTGACGTCAAGTGGACCGATGGCGGCGGTTGTCGGCTTCCAGTCACCGTTCAACGATCAGCGTAGCGTGATTGCACTGCTGGCAGACAGTCCGCGCGGCTATGAGTTGTTGAACCAGGCCATCAATGACAGCGGTAAACGGGCGGCAATGTTTGGTTCCGTCTCCGTGATCCGAGAATCTGGCGTGAGCAGTTTACGCGTCGGCGATATCTACTACGTAGGTCATCTGCCATGGTTTGAACGTCTGTGGTACGCGCTGGCCAACCATCCGGTGCTGTTGGCAGTCCTGGCGGCCATCAGCGTGGTGTTACTGGCCTGGGTGCTGTGGCGTCTGCTGCGCATCATCAGTCGCCGCCGTCTCGATCCGGATCATGAGTGA
- the bcsA gene encoding UDP-forming cellulose synthase catalytic subunit, translating to MSVLSRWLLIPPVSARLSERYQGYRRHGASPFSAALGCLWVILAWVFIPLEHPRWQRIRAERKALYPHINAARPRPLDPARYAIQTFWLMASSPRQETSQPRWRTFSRMQGFVGRYHQWMDALPGRVTQNTTHLDKQKELGHLSPGARRFIIGIIVTFSLILALICVTQPFNPLAQFIFLMLLWGVALIVRRMPGRFSALMLIVLSLTVSCRYIWWRYTSTLNWDDPVSLVCGLILLFAETYAWIVLVLGYFQVVWPLNRQPVPLPKDMSLWPTVDIFVPTYNEDLHVVKNTIYASLGIDWPKDKLNIWILDDGGREEFRQFAQTVGVKYIARTTHEHAKAGNINNALKYAKGEFVSIFDCDHVPTRSFLQMTMGWFLKDKNLAMMQTPHHFFSPDPFERNLGRFRKTPNEGTLFYGLVQDGNDMWDATFFCGSCAVIRRKPLDEIGGIAVETVTEDAHTSLRLHRRGYTSAYMRIPQAAGLATESLSAHIGQRIRWARGMVQIFRLDNPLTGKGLKFAQRLCYVNAMFHFLSGVPRLIFLTAPLAFLLLHAYIIYAPALMIALFVLPHMIHASLTNSKIQGKYRHSFWSEIYETVLAWYIAPPTLVALINPHKGKFNVTAKGGLVEEEYVDWVISRPYIYLVLINLFGVAVGVWRYFYGPENEMLTVIVSLVWVFYNLIILGGAVAVSVESKQVRRSHRVEISMPAAIAREDGHLFSCTVHDFSDGGLGIKINGQAQVLEGQKVNLLLKRGQQEYVFPTQVARVWGEQVGLQLMPLTTKQHIDFVQCTFARADTWALWQDSYPEDKPLESLLDILKLGFRGYRHLAEFSPSSVKIIFRSLTSLVSWIVSFIPRRPEQDEVAVQQPDQVMAQQ from the coding sequence ATGAGTGTCCTGTCCCGGTGGTTGCTTATCCCACCGGTCAGCGCCCGCTTAAGCGAGCGCTATCAGGGTTATCGTCGTCATGGCGCGTCGCCTTTTAGCGCGGCGCTGGGTTGTCTGTGGGTGATTCTCGCGTGGGTCTTTATCCCACTGGAGCATCCGCGCTGGCAGCGGATCCGTGCCGAACGCAAAGCGCTCTATCCCCATATTAACGCCGCGCGTCCGCGGCCTTTAGATCCAGCCCGCTACGCGATTCAGACCTTCTGGCTGATGGCGTCCTCGCCGCGTCAGGAGACGTCGCAGCCCCGCTGGCGGACCTTTTCCCGTATGCAAGGCTTCGTAGGGCGTTACCACCAGTGGATGGACGCACTACCGGGACGTGTGACGCAGAACACCACGCATCTGGATAAACAAAAAGAACTCGGCCATCTGAGCCCCGGCGCGCGTCGCTTTATCATCGGGATTATCGTCACTTTCTCGCTGATTCTGGCGCTGATTTGTGTCACCCAACCGTTTAACCCGCTGGCGCAATTTATCTTCCTGATGCTGTTGTGGGGCGTCGCGCTGATTGTGCGCCGTATGCCGGGCCGCTTCTCGGCGCTGATGCTGATTGTGCTGTCATTGACGGTATCGTGCCGCTATATCTGGTGGCGCTATACCTCCACGCTGAACTGGGATGACCCGGTGAGCCTGGTCTGCGGGCTGATCCTGCTGTTTGCCGAAACCTATGCGTGGATTGTGCTGGTGTTGGGCTACTTCCAGGTGGTCTGGCCGCTGAACCGCCAGCCGGTGCCACTGCCAAAAGATATGTCGCTGTGGCCGACGGTCGATATCTTTGTGCCAACCTATAACGAAGACCTTCACGTGGTGAAAAACACCATTTACGCGTCGCTGGGTATCGACTGGCCGAAAGATAAGCTCAATATCTGGATCCTTGACGATGGCGGACGCGAAGAGTTCCGCCAGTTCGCCCAGACCGTAGGGGTGAAATATATCGCCCGAACCACCCATGAACACGCCAAAGCCGGGAACATTAACAACGCGCTGAAATATGCCAAAGGTGAGTTCGTGTCGATCTTTGACTGCGACCACGTGCCGACGCGTTCGTTCCTGCAAATGACGATGGGCTGGTTCCTGAAAGACAAGAATCTGGCGATGATGCAGACGCCGCACCACTTCTTCTCGCCGGATCCGTTTGAACGTAACCTCGGACGTTTTCGCAAAACGCCGAATGAAGGCACGCTGTTTTACGGCCTGGTGCAGGACGGTAATGACATGTGGGATGCCACCTTCTTCTGCGGTTCTTGTGCGGTGATTCGCCGTAAACCGCTGGATGAAATCGGCGGTATTGCCGTTGAAACCGTAACGGAGGATGCGCATACGTCGCTGCGTCTGCACCGTCGCGGTTATACCTCCGCGTACATGCGTATTCCGCAGGCGGCGGGGCTGGCGACCGAAAGTTTGTCTGCCCATATCGGTCAGCGTATTCGTTGGGCGCGCGGGATGGTACAAATTTTCCGTCTCGACAACCCGTTGACCGGCAAGGGGCTGAAGTTCGCCCAGCGATTATGTTATGTCAACGCCATGTTCCACTTCCTGTCGGGTGTTCCGCGACTGATCTTCCTGACCGCCCCGCTGGCGTTCCTGCTACTACACGCCTATATCATCTATGCACCGGCGCTGATGATTGCGCTGTTCGTACTGCCGCACATGATTCACGCCAGCCTGACCAACTCGAAAATTCAGGGCAAATACCGCCACTCTTTCTGGAGTGAGATCTACGAAACGGTGTTGGCCTGGTATATCGCGCCGCCGACGCTGGTGGCGCTGATCAACCCGCACAAAGGGAAGTTTAACGTTACCGCGAAGGGTGGCCTGGTTGAAGAAGAGTATGTCGACTGGGTGATTTCCCGTCCGTACATCTACCTCGTGCTGATCAACCTGTTCGGCGTGGCGGTGGGCGTCTGGCGTTACTTCTACGGACCGGAAAATGAAATGCTGACCGTTATCGTCAGCCTGGTGTGGGTGTTCTACAACCTGATTATCCTCGGCGGCGCGGTGGCGGTGTCGGTTGAAAGTAAACAGGTTCGCCGCTCACATCGTGTCGAAATTTCCATGCCAGCCGCGATTGCCCGTGAAGATGGACACCTGTTCTCGTGCACCGTCCATGATTTCTCCGATGGCGGTCTGGGGATCAAGATCAACGGCCAGGCTCAGGTGCTGGAAGGGCAGAAGGTGAATTTACTGCTCAAGCGCGGTCAGCAGGAGTATGTCTTCCCGACGCAGGTGGCGCGCGTTTGGGGTGAACAGGTGGGGTTACAACTGATGCCGTTGACCACCAAACAGCATATCGATTTTGTGCAGTGTACTTTTGCCCGTGCCGATACATGGGCGCTCTGGCAGGACAGCTATCCGGAAGATAAGCCGCTGGAAAGCCTGTTGGATATTCTGAAGCTGGGTTTCCGTGGCTATCGCCATCTTGCGGAATTCTCCCCGTCTTCCGTCAAAATAATTTTCCGGTCTCTGACTTCTCTGGTTTCCTGGATTGTGTCGTTCATTCCACGCCGTCCGGAGCAGGACGAGGTGGCGGTGCAACAGCCGGATCAGGTTATGGCTCAACAATGA
- the bcsQ gene encoding cellulose biosynthesis protein BcsQ, whose amino-acid sequence MAILGLQGIRGGVGTTSIAAALAWSLQLLGENVLVVDTCPDNLLRLSFNVDFSHRDGWARAMLDGRDWREGGMRYTSQLDLLPFGQLTAQEREYPDRWLERLGDIAAGIRALKESGRYSWILLDLPPGSAPLIRQLVNECDHTLAIVKADTNCHVRLHQQSLPAGAHILINDLRVGSQLQDDLYQVWLQSQRRLLPMVVHRDEAVAECMAAKQPLGEYRSDSLAAEEVLTLANWCLLHYSGRETPVGSVS is encoded by the coding sequence ATGGCCATTCTGGGACTTCAGGGCATACGGGGCGGGGTAGGAACGACGTCGATCGCTGCTGCGCTGGCCTGGTCATTGCAATTATTAGGGGAAAACGTACTGGTTGTTGATACCTGCCCCGATAATTTGCTGCGCCTGTCATTCAACGTCGATTTCAGCCATCGCGACGGCTGGGCCAGAGCGATGCTTGATGGTCGTGACTGGCGGGAAGGGGGGATGCGCTATACCTCGCAACTTGATTTGCTGCCGTTTGGTCAACTGACGGCTCAGGAGCGTGAATACCCCGACCGCTGGCTGGAACGACTGGGTGACATCGCGGCGGGCATTCGTGCTCTGAAAGAGAGTGGACGTTACTCATGGATTTTACTGGACCTGCCTCCAGGTTCCGCGCCGTTGATCCGGCAACTGGTTAATGAGTGTGACCACACGCTGGCGATTGTCAAAGCTGACACCAACTGCCATGTCCGTTTACATCAGCAGTCGCTGCCAGCGGGTGCGCATATTCTGATTAATGATTTACGTGTGGGCAGCCAGTTACAGGACGATCTCTACCAGGTCTGGCTACAGAGTCAACGTCGTCTGCTGCCGATGGTGGTTCACCGCGATGAAGCCGTGGCGGAGTGCATGGCAGCCAAACAACCGCTGGGTGAATACCGTAGTGACTCGCTGGCCGCAGAAGAAGTGCTGACGCTGGCAAACTGGTGTTTATTACATTACTCAGGCCGTGAAACTCCTGTCGGGAGCGTATCATGA
- the bcsR gene encoding cellulose biosynthesis protein BcsR, with protein sequence MSDNEPGTQTDSTLGYTFQNDFLALSQAFSLPEFDYTDISQREQLAAAIKRWPLLAEFAQQQ encoded by the coding sequence ATGTCTGACAACGAACCCGGCACGCAAACTGATTCAACATTGGGCTATACCTTTCAAAACGATTTCCTGGCATTAAGCCAGGCTTTTTCATTGCCAGAATTTGATTACACCGATATTTCCCAGCGTGAACAGCTTGCCGCCGCGATTAAACGCTGGCCGCTGTTAGCTGAATTTGCGCAACAACAATAA
- the bcsE gene encoding cellulose biosynthesis c-di-GMP-binding protein BcsE: MDPVFSIGISSLWDELRHMPAGGVWWVNTDRVEDAISLANQTIAFQTGTAKVAAISMGSDPGKIFKLDESHGPEKIQLFSMPNSEKGLYFMTRDLLCSLDPTHYLFILICANNGWQNIPVERLRLWLDKMNKWTRLHHCSVVVLNPGNNNDKQFSLLMGEYRSLHGLASMRYQGDQHLFDIAFWCNEKGVSARQQLTVRHHEGQWELAQKEEAEIQPRSDEKQILSNVAVLEGAPPLSEHWTLFDNNEALFNEARTAQAATLIFSLQQNSQIEPMARSIHTLRRQRGSALKILVRENIASLRATDERLLLGCGANMVIPWNAPLSRCLTLIESVQGQQFSRYVPEDITTLLSMTQPMKLRGFQKWDVFCEAVNNMMSNTLLPADGKGVMVALRPVPGIRVEQALTMCRPHRTGDIVTIGGNRLVLFLSFCRVNDLDTALNHIFPLPTGDLFSNRMVWFEDNLISAELVQMRLLAPEQWGQPLPLTQNVKPVINAEHDGKTWRRIPQPLRLLDDEVERSS, from the coding sequence GTGGACCCTGTATTTTCAATTGGCATCTCATCATTATGGGATGAACTACGCCATATGCCAGCCGGCGGAGTCTGGTGGGTTAACACTGATCGTGTTGAAGATGCTATCAGCCTGGCGAATCAAACGATTGCCTTTCAGACCGGGACTGCAAAAGTCGCGGCCATTTCTATGGGCAGCGATCCTGGGAAAATATTCAAATTAGATGAATCTCACGGCCCGGAAAAAATTCAGTTATTTTCTATGCCAAATTCTGAGAAGGGTCTATACTTTATGACCCGCGATTTGCTCTGCTCTCTTGATCCGACGCATTACTTATTCATTCTTATTTGCGCAAATAATGGCTGGCAAAATATACCGGTTGAACGTTTGCGTCTGTGGCTGGACAAAATGAATAAATGGACGCGTCTCCATCACTGTTCTGTAGTGGTGCTTAACCCCGGTAATAATAACGATAAACAATTCTCTTTATTAATGGGGGAATATCGCTCGCTTCACGGCCTCGCCAGCATGCGTTATCAGGGCGATCAGCATTTGTTTGATATTGCTTTCTGGTGCAACGAAAAAGGAGTCAGCGCTCGTCAGCAACTCACCGTCCGCCATCATGAGGGGCAGTGGGAACTGGCGCAGAAAGAAGAGGCTGAAATCCAACCCCGTAGCGATGAAAAACAGATCCTGAGTAATGTCGCCGTGCTGGAAGGCGCACCGCCGCTCTCCGAACACTGGACCTTATTCGATAACAATGAAGCGTTATTCAATGAGGCGCGCACGGCTCAGGCGGCAACGTTGATCTTCTCGCTTCAGCAAAACAGCCAGATTGAACCGATGGCGCGTAGCATTCATACCCTGCGTCGCCAGCGCGGAAGCGCGCTGAAAATCCTCGTGCGGGAAAACATCGCCAGCCTGCGCGCGACCGACGAACGTCTGCTGTTAGGCTGCGGCGCCAATATGGTGATTCCGTGGAACGCCCCGCTCTCGCGTTGTCTGACGCTGATTGAAAGCGTTCAGGGTCAGCAATTTAGCCGCTACGTGCCGGAAGATATCACAACGCTTCTGTCGATGACCCAGCCGATGAAACTGCGCGGTTTCCAGAAGTGGGACGTGTTCTGTGAAGCGGTAAATAACATGATGAGCAACACCCTGCTGCCTGCCGACGGGAAAGGCGTGATGGTGGCGTTGCGCCCCGTTCCGGGTATCCGCGTTGAGCAAGCCTTAACGATGTGCCGCCCGCACCGTACCGGCGATATCGTGACGATTGGCGGCAACCGCCTGGTCCTGTTTTTGTCGTTTTGCCGCGTGAACGATCTTGATACCGCGCTCAATCACATCTTTCCGCTCCCGACCGGCGATCTCTTTTCTAACCGCATGGTCTGGTTTGAAGATAATCTCATCAGCGCTGAGCTGGTGCAGATGCGCTTACTGGCGCCAGAACAGTGGGGGCAACCGCTGCCGCTGACCCAGAACGTGAAACCTGTCATTAACGCCGAGCATGATGGCAAGACGTGGCGGCGCATTCCGCAGCCGCTACGCTTACTGGACGACGAAGTGGAGCGCTCATCATGA
- the bcsF gene encoding cellulose biosynthesis protein BcsF, whose product MMTISDILQIIVVCALIFFPLGYLARHSLRRISNTTRLLFAKPRYVKPAGTLRRTVISRATKK is encoded by the coding sequence ATGATGACTATCAGCGATATCCTGCAAATCATCGTTGTTTGCGCACTGATTTTCTTCCCGCTGGGGTATCTGGCGCGTCATTCACTACGCCGGATCAGTAACACGACCCGGCTGTTATTTGCAAAACCTCGTTATGTTAAACCGGCCGGAACATTGCGCCGCACGGTGATTTCCAGGGCAACGAAAAAATGA
- the bcsG gene encoding cellulose biosynthesis protein BcsG, whose amino-acid sequence MTQQTQNASLPSPLWQYWRGLSGWNFYFLVKFGLLWAGYLNFHPLLNLVFMAFLLMPIPRYSLHRIRHWIAIPIGFGLFWHDTWLPGPESIMSQGSQVAGFSTDYLLDLATRFINWQMIGAVFVLLVAWLFLSQWIRITVFVVAILVWLNVLTLAGPSFSLWPAGQPTTTVTTTGGTAAQTVATAEGAPVVGDIPAQTAPPTSANLNAWLNTFYNAEAKRKTPFPSALPADAQPFELLVINICSLSWSDIEAAGLMSHPLWSHFDIQFKHFNSATSYSGPAAIRLLRASCGQPSHTNLYQPAGNECYLFDNLSKLGFTQHLMMGHNGEFGGFLKEVRENGGMQAELMDQKGLPAPLLGFDGSPVYDDTAVLQRWMETTEKDKDSRSATFYNTLPLHDGNHYPGVSKTADYKARAQKFFDELDAFFTELEKSGRKVMVVVVPEHGGALKGDRMQVSGLRDIPSPSITNVPAGVKFFGMKAPHQGAPIVINQPSSYLAISDLVVRVLDGKIFTEDSVDWAKLTSNLPQTAAVSENANAVVIQYQDKPYVRLNGGDWVPYPQ is encoded by the coding sequence ATGACTCAACAAACGCAAAACGCATCACTGCCTTCACCACTCTGGCAATACTGGCGCGGCCTTTCTGGCTGGAACTTCTATTTTCTGGTGAAGTTCGGCCTGCTCTGGGCGGGCTATCTTAATTTTCACCCACTGCTGAACCTGGTCTTTATGGCATTCCTGCTGATGCCTATTCCACGTTACAGCCTGCATCGCATTCGTCACTGGATTGCCATTCCGATCGGTTTTGGTCTGTTCTGGCACGACACCTGGCTGCCTGGCCCGGAAAGCATTATGAGCCAGGGCTCACAGGTTGCGGGTTTTAGCACGGACTATTTACTGGATCTTGCCACCCGCTTTATCAACTGGCAGATGATTGGCGCGGTGTTTGTCCTGCTGGTCGCGTGGCTGTTTTTATCGCAATGGATTCGGATTACCGTCTTCGTGGTAGCGATTCTGGTCTGGCTGAACGTCCTGACGCTGGCAGGCCCCAGTTTCTCTCTGTGGCCAGCGGGCCAACCAACGACCACGGTGACCACCACGGGCGGTACGGCGGCACAAACGGTCGCAACCGCCGAAGGAGCGCCGGTCGTCGGTGATATCCCGGCACAGACCGCGCCGCCGACCTCGGCGAATCTCAATGCGTGGTTGAACACGTTCTACAACGCGGAAGCCAAGCGCAAAACACCTTTCCCGTCAGCGCTTCCTGCGGATGCGCAGCCTTTTGAGCTGCTGGTCATCAATATCTGCTCCCTCTCATGGTCCGATATTGAAGCCGCAGGACTGATGTCGCACCCGCTGTGGTCGCATTTTGATATTCAGTTTAAGCACTTCAATTCTGCCACCTCCTATAGCGGCCCGGCGGCGATTCGCCTGTTACGCGCCAGTTGCGGACAGCCCTCGCACACCAACCTGTACCAACCGGCAGGCAACGAATGCTATCTGTTTGATAACCTGTCAAAACTGGGTTTCACGCAGCATCTGATGATGGGGCATAACGGCGAGTTCGGCGGCTTCCTGAAAGAGGTTCGTGAAAACGGCGGAATGCAGGCTGAGCTGATGGATCAGAAAGGCTTACCTGCGCCGCTGTTGGGCTTTGATGGTTCCCCGGTTTATGACGACACCGCGGTGCTGCAACGCTGGATGGAGACCACGGAGAAAGATAAAGATTCCCGTAGCGCCACCTTCTACAACACGCTGCCACTCCACGACGGTAACCACTATCCGGGCGTCAGCAAAACGGCGGATTACAAAGCCCGCGCACAGAAATTCTTTGATGAGCTGGATGCCTTCTTCACCGAACTGGAGAAATCGGGGCGTAAGGTGATGGTTGTCGTGGTGCCTGAACATGGCGGCGCGCTGAAAGGAGACAGAATGCAGGTCTCTGGTCTACGTGATATCCCGAGCCCGTCAATTACGAACGTCCCGGCAGGGGTGAAATTCTTCGGCATGAAAGCGCCGCATCAGGGTGCGCCGATTGTCATTAACCAGCCAAGCAGCTACCTGGCGATTTCTGACCTGGTGGTGCGCGTACTTGACGGTAAGATCTTCACCGAAGACAGCGTGGACTGGGCGAAACTCACCAGCAACCTGCCGCAGACGGCGGCGGTTTCGGAAAACGCCAACGCGGTCGTTATCCAGTATCAGGACAAACCGTACGTCCGTCTGAACGGTGGCGATTGGGTGCCGTATCCGCAGTAA
- a CDS encoding type I toxin-antitoxin system toxin Ldr family protein has product MTLTQLGIAFWHDLAAPAIAGIIAGMAVNWLRSRK; this is encoded by the coding sequence ATGACGCTGACTCAGTTAGGCATTGCCTTCTGGCACGATTTAGCAGCTCCAGCCATTGCCGGTATCATTGCGGGTATGGCTGTGAACTGGCTACGTAGCAGGAAGTAA